TggctctattttttaaaaactacagaAAATCCTGATCAGCTGTTGGCAGcttaactttttctttctttttaaaaaaggatgatGTTCCAGTGATCATAGGGATAGGAAGTGTCCCCTTCAACACACAGCTACCAGTTGCCCATGGTGTATCTCCCTTTACCCTATCCTTTCTctcacaatatttttaaaatttattttacattttatatcccaccctttctccaatGAGCCtagagtactacatactttagtttctctttacaacaaccctgtgaagtaggctaggctgagagagatgtgactggcccagagtcaaccagctagtttcatggctgaatggggatttgaactcaggtctccccggtcctagtccagcactctaagcactacaccatgctggctcttcttTTCTCATTCCCAGTACAAAATCCCAGGAAGAAACCAAACAGTGCAGCTACCTATGTAGATAGTTTAAGAAGTGCCAATTTAACTTTCTGTACTCTTGATTTGTTAGCACAGAATTCCAGACCCTATACTTATTACCTACTAGGCCACAGTCAGTCCTATACACAGTGGTGGCAATGCAAAAATAATCTAGGGCCAAGACAGCATGCGTAAGTGGCACAAAGTGTAAATGGTGTACTGAGCCTGGGTAAGTTTGCTCCAAGATCAGTGTTCTGTGGCCCTTCCCAGCACGCCCATTAAACACAGTCCATAGTCATGTGCTTTCCATCTAGTCCCACATCTTCacctgtgcctgctgtgttgTAGCCTGTGTGGAGTCTTGTTCTTCAAGTTCTGGCACTGATTCATCGCTGTCGGATTCTGTCCCAGACCCTATAGAAACAAACATGTATAATTTTTATCCAACTTGGGCTCCACTGGGAGTGGTAGGCAAGCCCGGGCAGAACGTGAATGGCTCTGGTGCTTAGTCATATGGACTCTTTCAATTCTTCATTGTGCCAATGTGAATTAAAAACTACCAAGCCAAGAAACATCACAATTATCTGACACTAGAGGAGTTTATTCCCAACACAGGTAGCAAAGCAAAAGAAACATACAGAGAAAGAATGCAATCTAGAAACAACAAACAGCATTGGAGTGGCTGTGTCTTATTCAATAGCAGCTTCAACTTGTGTAGTTACAGGGGAAAGCTGGGTGGTTTGGATATGGTCAGCCTGAGCTGCAAGACAGTGCACATGAAATTCTAGCACTCTCTCAGACAGAGAGTTGATCAACTCAGTATTTCTTTGTGGGTGTTAAACTGACAAGCATTGCCTGCAGTATTACTGGACCTGGTCATGGATATGTGCGTGGGGTGCAGGGTAGGTaaaaagagcgggggggggggggcgggacacaCACATACTACTTTTGAAATTCAAAGAGTTCCAGTTATAAGCTAATCACTATATTATAACAGTTGGTAGGGTGTGGATATTCTAGTTAGGCTCCATAGCTTAAGAGTACTTCATAGAATCAGGGCATTACTGGCATTCTCAGGATTGGGATATCATCTCTGCACTGAATAGCAGCTAGAAGCAGCAAAGTGGTAGTTGTACTCTGGTTCAGCTGAGTACAACTCTCAAACACCTCACAACTATGGAGATCAGAAATATGCTGTGGACTTGAGTGCTCCCTATTTCCCACTTGTGTGCAGATTTCCCCTTCCCATTTATGGTTTGAGATTACCATATTTGCTGTGACATCCCAACTGGGCAAGATATGGTTAGCAGTAACTAGGACTGCCTCAAATCATGTTGCTAGATGTTATGACAAATTATGGTTATCACAAACTatggaagagaaaggaagatttgcatgagagggaggaggaagcacacGAGACACCATGGCACATTTCCAATCTTCAAACCATGGCTTGGCGATCTGATTTAATGAGATCTGAATTGAACCTCTGTGACATGGTGAAGGCATCACAAGGACTACGCTGTATGCTTTTAATTCTTCAGCTGTTTAAAGTAACCAAAACACACAGGCTTTAAAAGTTTAGTTTCCTAACAGTGACCTCGATATGCTTCACCTGAAGAGCTAAGCTAATCACTAATTCCTTCAAAGAGACAGCCACtagaaacgccccccccccccgccctcattACAGAAATGAATTTGGAGTCGGCCTTTTGCTGGCTCATGAGCCTATTTATTGCAGCATGCAGCAATTGTGATGCAGTTGGGAGAGAACAAGGGTGACTGACCAGAGATGTGAAAGCAACAGAAGATACTGAGGCCACATTCTGTTCCTGGAGCAAGTGCAATCAATTATCCTCTCACCTGCCAATGAACTCATGAAGTTGAACTAATTCCAGAATATGCAGAACCCAGCACATTTCCTACCAGTTGTGTATACAGCAGACTACAGTGAGGCAACTGGCAGTTAGACAGAATTACAGTCTATTTACAATCGCTGGTGAGTACCTGAATTTAAAATATAGCATGCATCTTGTACTTAACAGAGAAGTTCCTGCCAACATTAAAAatccaaaaccaaacaaaaaaagccACATTTCTAAGTCTTAAGTGCAAGTACAAATAGAGACAATGCATGCTAAGAGTGGACGGGGGATGTTAACTTTGGAATGCCATTTATTCTTCCACAGCCAGGACATCATATTACATCATAAATACAGAGTTGGCAACGCATACTATGTCTATGAAAATTTCATTCAGAGCAGCCAAAGTAACTGCAATTAAATTAAGATCTGCTAGATATCCAATCACAAAGCAAGCACTAGTATTGGAGAGAGCAGGCTGAGGAAGACCGCAGGTGCTACAGAAAAGGGGGCTGTGGTTAGTTTCTAGGTTACTGCAATTCCAGAAATACCAGTCAAGGCAGGGCTGACATCACACCCTCGAGAAGAGGCTCACAGCAGCCTCAGTGTGAGCAGAACACTGAATTCATGCCACATATACTTATTCTTAAGTCCCAGCACACACAAAGGAGATTTCAAGCAGCTTCAACCGTGACTAGTAATTGCTCAGCCTGGACTTACTTTGGCTTCGCTAAGTTCACTTCTAAAACTACTTTTCTGGACTAACAAACAAAGCAAAGGGCAGGAGTGGGGCTAAGGGCCCCCTGCCTGGACAGACAGGTTAGTATTCAGTGAGCAGTCTGTGATATCCATGCACACAGCAAACTGAGGAGGCAAATACCCTTGTCATTCTTCAGGACAGGCTGtttagcaggaggaggaagaggaagagttgCTGGGGCCTCAGCAAAGGCCACAGCTGGTTTGGGAGAGAAATCCACCAGGACTGGCTGCAGAGGTGGCTCTCCAACAGGTGCCTCTGGAGGGATCAGAGGTGGCAGCTCGTCGTCTTCGATGATAGCAGAGACAGGGATGGAAGGTTTAGGTGACGCTTCAGGTACAGATGAAACTGGAGGCGGCTGAGCAAGCACAGGGGAAGCAGTCGGTTTTTTGACAGGGGAAGTAGGAGGTGGTGCAGGGGAAGCAGGCTGAGTGAGGAGGTTACTTGCTGCTGGGGCAGAAACAGGGAGATCAGAAAGTGCCAGAGGCAAAGATATTGGTGCCTGTGGAGGCCCCACATCCCCAGCAGAAGCGGCAGGAGCCTGGGACACAGCCAAAGCTGAGGCAGCTGAGTGAACAGGGACAGCACCAGGGCTCAACAAAGtaggagaagcaggagtggatGGGGCTGCAGATGGTGCAGGAGGAGCCAATGGAGAGGTCATGGCCACAGAGCCAGAAGGAGGGATCACAGGTGTTACTGAAGTGGCTACTGGGCCAGAAGCAGAGACAACAGGAGGcttaggaagaggaggaggaggaggggtcacGGGAGAGGTCGCAGATGAGCCCTGGGAGTCAGCTGCAGGGAGAACTGGAGGGGTCGCAGAAGTGGAAACTGGAGGAGTCACTGTAGAAGGCACAAGACTAGAAGCAAGCACTTCTGGCACTACAGGAGGAGCTTTAGGTCCAGGTGCAGGTGCTAAAGGAGAAGCAGGTTTCACAGGCTGCACTACAGGGGTCAGAAGACTAGCTGCAGGCACTGCTGGGGTCAAAGAAGGGGTTatgggggcaggagagggtgaCACAGGACCAGAAGCTGTCAGTGCTGGGGCTATAAAGCCAGATGTAGGTGCTAAAGGAGAAGTTGCTTTCACAGGTGATACAGCAGGTGCAAATGGTTTAGAAGCAGATACCCCTGGGGCCACAGGGCCAGGGGTCACAGGAGGACTCACAGGTTGGGGAATAGGTGTTACAGGACTAGAAGCCGGCATTGTTGAGGGCACCGGGCAAGCTATGGGGCTTGATGTAGGTGCTACAGGAGAAACAGGTTTCATAGGTGACGCTTCTGGAGCCAAAGGTTTAGAAGCAGGTGCTCCTGGAAACACAAGAGGGGCGACAGGGTCATGAACAGGTGCCAAAGCAGGCTGGGAAGCAGGCACTGCTGGGGGGTCATGAGAGGCTATGGGATCAGGAGGAGGTGCTAAAGGAGAAGGAGGTTTCTCAGGTGGCATTTCAGGTGCTAAAGGTCCAAGAGCAGGTCTTGCTGGGGCTACTGGAGGGGTTAAGGGGCCAGAAGTAGGTGCCACAGGACTAGAAGCAAGTATGGCTGGGGCTATAGGGCTAGAAGGAGGTGCTAAAGGAGAAGCAGGTTTCACTGATGGCACTGCAGGTGCCAGTGGCTTAGGAGCAGAAACTGTGGGGGTCAAAGGAAGGCTCACAGGGCCAGGAACAGGAGTCACAGGCGGAGAAGCAGGTGCTACAGAAGCAGGCACCCCTGGGACCACAGGAGGGGCTATGGTGCCAGAGATAGGTGTTAAAGGAGAAGGAGGTTTCACAGGTGATGCCTTCGGTGCCAAAGATTTTGGGGCAGTCCCGGTTGGGGCCACAGGGCCAGAATCAGTTACCAAAGCTGAAACCATGGGCTGGGAGGCAGGTATCACAGGACTAGAAGTAGTCACTGCTGGAGCTACGGGGCTAGAAGTAGGTGCCAAAGGAGAAGTCGGGTTCACGAGTGGTGCTGTCGATGCCAAAGGTGTAGGAGGCAGCCCTGCCAGGGCCTTAGGAGCAGGCACTGCTGAAGTCAAAGGGCAGGAAGCAGGAATCACAGGGCCAGAGGTGGGAGCCAAGGGATGAGAGGCCACAGGACAAGTAGTGGATGTCACAGGGGGAGCTACAGGTGTCACTAGCTTGGATACAGGAAATGCTGGGGCCACAAAACTGGAAGCAGATACTGCAGGGGGGATGGGGCCAGAAACAGCCACTACTGACACTGCAGGCAGGGCTACAGGGCCAGGTGTAGGTGCCAAAGGAGATGCAGTTTTTATAGGTGGCACTGCAGATGCCAGTGGTCTAagggcaggccctgctggggtcacagaagcagcaacagggTCAGAAACTGGTGCCAAAGCAGGACTCTCAGGCTGGGAAGCAGGTGCTAGAGGCCTAGCAGCTGGGGGCACAGGACAGGCTGTGGGGCCAGATGTAGGTGCCAAAGGAGAAGCAGGTTTCACATGCGGCACTGCAGGTGCCAATGGTCTAAaagcaggccctgctggggaCACAGGAGCCACAGGGCCAGAAATAGGTGCTAAAGCAGGAGTCATAGGCTGAGAAGCAGGTaccacaggccctgctgggggcaCAGATTCTGTAGGTGGCCCTGGAGGCTCTGATGATCTAAGAGCAGGTCCTGCTGGAGATACAAGGGGCGCAGAGCACATTACTGAGGCCATGGGGCAGGAAGCAAGCCCCACAGGGCCAGAGAGCGATGACAAAGGAGGAGCCACAGGGTCCCAAGCAGGCCCCACAGGTAGTCCAGCGGGAGTCAGAGGACTAGATGCAGGAACTAGGGATGGCACAGGGCTGGAAGTAGTCACTGCAAAGAGatgaggagagagagatgctgtAACAGAAGTTGTGGGTGTAGGTGCAGAAGCAGTTGAATCTTGCACAGGCGTTTCAGCAAtgcagggagaaggagaaggtacAAGGGGCGGAACAGGAGTCACTGGTCCAGGAGCAGGGGCCACAGGAGTACCTGGAACTAGAGGAGAGGTCACAGGGCTAAGCACAGGAAGTGGTG
Above is a window of Hemicordylus capensis ecotype Gifberg chromosome 2, rHemCap1.1.pri, whole genome shotgun sequence DNA encoding:
- the NACA gene encoding nascent polypeptide-associated complex subunit alpha isoform X5, with product MPGEATETVPATEQELPQPQAETVTPPPVAGAPVKLMLTAEESKPVATKNPEVAGKGSQAGTALEPSAPDIPTFPAGAPEAPATCFSEPPIQASVTTSSPVPSLVPASSPLTPAGLPVGPAWDPVAPPLSSLSGPVGLASCPMASVMCSAPLVSPAGPALRSSEPPGPPTESVPPAGPVVPASQPMTPALAPISGPVAPVSPAGPAFRPLAPAVPHVKPASPLAPTSGPTACPVPPAARPLAPASQPESPALAPVSDPVAASVTPAGPALRPLASAVPPIKTASPLAPTPGPVALPAVSVVAVSGPIPPAVSASSFVAPAFPVSKLVTPVAPPVTSTTCPVASHPLAPTSGPVIPASCPLTSAVPAPKALAGLPPTPLASTAPLVNPTSPLAPTSSPVAPAVTTSSPVIPASQPMVSALVTDSGPVAPTGTAPKSLAPKASPVKPPSPLTPISGTIAPPVVPGVPASVAPASPPVTPVPGPVSLPLTPTVSAPKPLAPAVPSVKPASPLAPPSSPIAPAILASSPVAPTSGPLTPPVAPARPALGPLAPEMPPEKPPSPLAPPPDPIASHDPPAVPASQPALAPVHDPVAPLVFPGAPASKPLAPEASPMKPVSPVAPTSSPIACPVPSTMPASSPVTPIPQPVSPPVTPGPVAPGVSASKPFAPAVSPVKATSPLAPTSGFIAPALTASGPVSPSPAPITPSLTPAVPAASLLTPVVQPVKPASPLAPAPGPKAPPVVPEVLASSLVPSTVTPPVSTSATPPVLPAADSQGSSATSPVTPPPPPLPKPPVVSASGPVATSVTPVIPPSGSVAMTSPLAPPAPSAAPSTPASPTLLSPGAVPVHSAASALAVSQAPAASAGDVGPPQAPISLPLALSDLPVSAPAASNLLTQPASPAPPPTSPVKKPTASPVLAQPPPVSSVPEASPKPSIPVSAIIEDDELPPLIPPEAPVGEPPLQPVLVDFSPKPAVAFAEAPATLPLPPPAKQPVLKNDKGSGTESDSDESVPELEEQDSTQATTQQAQLAAAAEIDEEPVSKAKQSRSEKKARKAMSKLGLRQVTGVTRVTIRKSKNILFVITKPDVYKSPASDTYIVFGEAKIEDLSQQAQLAAAEKFKVQGEAVSNIQENTQTPTVQEESEEEEVDETGVEVKDIELVMSQANVSRAKAVRALKNNSNDIVNAIMELTM
- the NACA gene encoding nascent polypeptide-associated complex subunit alpha isoform X2 codes for the protein MGMLQHCMTVTPPPVAGAPVKLMLTAEESKPVATKNPEVAGKGSQAGTALEPSAPDIPTFPAGAPEAPATCFSEPPIQASAAVSGSSISSAAHLSPSSHKANSPLAEHSPFSTPLIPTGTAASPGQFFSLVATPSSVSPMSVTPGPALSPSVPAVVAQTPSSPLKPPDLTASAQIASSPSPSLALGPQASPPAQIILPGALSLTSPASPVNPVPTAFAAPISQVPSCPPAPAPFILPVVPVSPLASAPAALPVTLSPFPLSSAVNPTVPVTAHVPVAAPEAPISVPSPVSPVFAVAPPTSPPLPVLSPVTSPLVPGTPVAPAPGPVTPVPPLVPSPSPCIAETPVQDSTASAPTPTTSVTASLSPHLFAVTTSSPVPSLVPASSPLTPAGLPVGPAWDPVAPPLSSLSGPVGLASCPMASVMCSAPLVSPAGPALRSSEPPGPPTESVPPAGPVVPASQPMTPALAPISGPVAPVSPAGPAFRPLAPAVPHVKPASPLAPTSGPTACPVPPAARPLAPASQPESPALAPVSDPVAASVTPAGPALRPLASAVPPIKTASPLAPTPGPVALPAVSVVAVSGPIPPAVSASSFVAPAFPVSKLVTPVAPPVTSTTCPVASHPLAPTSGPVIPASCPLTSAVPAPKALAGLPPTPLASTAPLVNPTSPLAPTSSPVAPAVTTSSPVIPASQPMVSALVTDSGPVAPTGTAPKSLAPKASPVKPPSPLTPISGTIAPPVVPGVPASVAPASPPVTPVPGPVSLPLTPTVSAPKPLAPAVPSVKPASPLAPPSSPIAPAILASSPVAPTSGPLTPPVAPARPALGPLAPEMPPEKPPSPLAPPPDPIASHDPPAVPASQPALAPVHDPVAPLVFPGAPASKPLAPEASPMKPVSPVAPTSSPIACPVPSTMPASSPVTPIPQPVSPPVTPGPVAPGVSASKPFAPAVSPVKATSPLAPTSGFIAPALTASGPVSPSPAPITPSLTPAVPAASLLTPVVQPVKPASPLAPAPGPKAPPVVPEVLASSLVPSTVTPPVSTSATPPVLPAADSQGSSATSPVTPPPPPLPKPPVVSASGPVATSVTPVIPPSGSVAMTSPLAPPAPSAAPSTPASPTLLSPGAVPVHSAASALAVSQAPAASAGDVGPPQAPISLPLALSDLPVSAPAASNLLTQPASPAPPPTSPVKKPTASPVLAQPPPVSSVPEASPKPSIPVSAIIEDDELPPLIPPEAPVGEPPLQPVLVDFSPKPAVAFAEAPATLPLPPPAKQPVLKNDKGSGTESDSDESVPELEEQDSTQATTQQAQLAAAAEIDEEPVSKAKQSRSEKKARKAMSKLGLRQVTGVTRVTIRKSKNILFVITKPDVYKSPASDTYIVFGEAKIEDLSQQAQLAAAEKFKVQGEAVSNIQENTQTPTVQEESEEEEVDETGVEVKDIELVMSQANVSRAKAVRALKNNSNDIVNAIMELTM
- the NACA gene encoding nascent polypeptide-associated complex subunit alpha isoform X6, coding for MPGEATETVPATEQELPQPQAETAPDIPTFPAGAPEAPATCFSEPPIQASVTTSSPVPSLVPASSPLTPAGLPVGPAWDPVAPPLSSLSGPVGLASCPMASVMCSAPLVSPAGPALRSSEPPGPPTESVPPAGPVVPASQPMTPALAPISGPVAPVSPAGPAFRPLAPAVPHVKPASPLAPTSGPTACPVPPAARPLAPASQPESPALAPVSDPVAASVTPAGPALRPLASAVPPIKTASPLAPTPGPVALPAVSVVAVSGPIPPAVSASSFVAPAFPVSKLVTPVAPPVTSTTCPVASHPLAPTSGPVIPASCPLTSAVPAPKALAGLPPTPLASTAPLVNPTSPLAPTSSPVAPAVTTSSPVIPASQPMVSALVTDSGPVAPTGTAPKSLAPKASPVKPPSPLTPISGTIAPPVVPGVPASVAPASPPVTPVPGPVSLPLTPTVSAPKPLAPAVPSVKPASPLAPPSSPIAPAILASSPVAPTSGPLTPPVAPARPALGPLAPEMPPEKPPSPLAPPPDPIASHDPPAVPASQPALAPVHDPVAPLVFPGAPASKPLAPEASPMKPVSPVAPTSSPIACPVPSTMPASSPVTPIPQPVSPPVTPGPVAPGVSASKPFAPAVSPVKATSPLAPTSGFIAPALTASGPVSPSPAPITPSLTPAVPAASLLTPVVQPVKPASPLAPAPGPKAPPVVPEVLASSLVPSTVTPPVSTSATPPVLPAADSQGSSATSPVTPPPPPLPKPPVVSASGPVATSVTPVIPPSGSVAMTSPLAPPAPSAAPSTPASPTLLSPGAVPVHSAASALAVSQAPAASAGDVGPPQAPISLPLALSDLPVSAPAASNLLTQPASPAPPPTSPVKKPTASPVLAQPPPVSSVPEASPKPSIPVSAIIEDDELPPLIPPEAPVGEPPLQPVLVDFSPKPAVAFAEAPATLPLPPPAKQPVLKNDKGSGTESDSDESVPELEEQDSTQATTQQAQLAAAAEIDEEPVSKAKQSRSEKKARKAMSKLGLRQVTGVTRVTIRKSKNILFVITKPDVYKSPASDTYIVFGEAKIEDLSQQAQLAAAEKFKVQGEAVSNIQENTQTPTVQEESEEEEVDETGVEVKDIELVMSQANVSRAKAVRALKNNSNDIVNAIMELTM
- the NACA gene encoding nascent polypeptide-associated complex subunit alpha isoform X3 codes for the protein MPGEATETVPATEQELPQPQAETAPDIPTFPAGAPEAPATCFSEPPIQASAAVSGSSISSAAHLSPSSHKANSPLAEHSPFSTPLIPTGTAASPGQFFSLVATPSSVSPMSVTPGPALSPSVPAVVAQTPSSPLKPPDLTASAQIASSPSPSLALGPQASPPAQIILPGALSLTSPASPVNPVPTAFAAPISQVPSCPPAPAPFILPVVPVSPLASAPAALPVTLSPFPLSSAVNPTVPVTAHVPVAAPEAPISVPSPVSPVFAVAPPTSPPLPVLSPVTSPLVPGTPVAPAPGPVTPVPPLVPSPSPCIAETPVQDSTASAPTPTTSVTASLSPHLFAVTTSSPVPSLVPASSPLTPAGLPVGPAWDPVAPPLSSLSGPVGLASCPMASVMCSAPLVSPAGPALRSSEPPGPPTESVPPAGPVVPASQPMTPALAPISGPVAPVSPAGPAFRPLAPAVPHVKPASPLAPTSGPTACPVPPAARPLAPASQPESPALAPVSDPVAASVTPAGPALRPLASAVPPIKTASPLAPTPGPVALPAVSVVAVSGPIPPAVSASSFVAPAFPVSKLVTPVAPPVTSTTCPVASHPLAPTSGPVIPASCPLTSAVPAPKALAGLPPTPLASTAPLVNPTSPLAPTSSPVAPAVTTSSPVIPASQPMVSALVTDSGPVAPTGTAPKSLAPKASPVKPPSPLTPISGTIAPPVVPGVPASVAPASPPVTPVPGPVSLPLTPTVSAPKPLAPAVPSVKPASPLAPPSSPIAPAILASSPVAPTSGPLTPPVAPARPALGPLAPEMPPEKPPSPLAPPPDPIASHDPPAVPASQPALAPVHDPVAPLVFPGAPASKPLAPEASPMKPVSPVAPTSSPIACPVPSTMPASSPVTPIPQPVSPPVTPGPVAPGVSASKPFAPAVSPVKATSPLAPTSGFIAPALTASGPVSPSPAPITPSLTPAVPAASLLTPVVQPVKPASPLAPAPGPKAPPVVPEVLASSLVPSTVTPPVSTSATPPVLPAADSQGSSATSPVTPPPPPLPKPPVVSASGPVATSVTPVIPPSGSVAMTSPLAPPAPSAAPSTPASPTLLSPGAVPVHSAASALAVSQAPAASAGDVGPPQAPISLPLALSDLPVSAPAASNLLTQPASPAPPPTSPVKKPTASPVLAQPPPVSSVPEASPKPSIPVSAIIEDDELPPLIPPEAPVGEPPLQPVLVDFSPKPAVAFAEAPATLPLPPPAKQPVLKNDKGSGTESDSDESVPELEEQDSTQATTQQAQLAAAAEIDEEPVSKAKQSRSEKKARKAMSKLGLRQVTGVTRVTIRKSKNILFVITKPDVYKSPASDTYIVFGEAKIEDLSQQAQLAAAEKFKVQGEAVSNIQENTQTPTVQEESEEEEVDETGVEVKDIELVMSQANVSRAKAVRALKNNSNDIVNAIMELTM
- the NACA gene encoding nascent polypeptide-associated complex subunit alpha isoform X4; translated protein: MGMLQHCMTAPDIPTFPAGAPEAPATCFSEPPIQASAAVSGSSISSAAHLSPSSHKANSPLAEHSPFSTPLIPTGTAASPGQFFSLVATPSSVSPMSVTPGPALSPSVPAVVAQTPSSPLKPPDLTASAQIASSPSPSLALGPQASPPAQIILPGALSLTSPASPVNPVPTAFAAPISQVPSCPPAPAPFILPVVPVSPLASAPAALPVTLSPFPLSSAVNPTVPVTAHVPVAAPEAPISVPSPVSPVFAVAPPTSPPLPVLSPVTSPLVPGTPVAPAPGPVTPVPPLVPSPSPCIAETPVQDSTASAPTPTTSVTASLSPHLFAVTTSSPVPSLVPASSPLTPAGLPVGPAWDPVAPPLSSLSGPVGLASCPMASVMCSAPLVSPAGPALRSSEPPGPPTESVPPAGPVVPASQPMTPALAPISGPVAPVSPAGPAFRPLAPAVPHVKPASPLAPTSGPTACPVPPAARPLAPASQPESPALAPVSDPVAASVTPAGPALRPLASAVPPIKTASPLAPTPGPVALPAVSVVAVSGPIPPAVSASSFVAPAFPVSKLVTPVAPPVTSTTCPVASHPLAPTSGPVIPASCPLTSAVPAPKALAGLPPTPLASTAPLVNPTSPLAPTSSPVAPAVTTSSPVIPASQPMVSALVTDSGPVAPTGTAPKSLAPKASPVKPPSPLTPISGTIAPPVVPGVPASVAPASPPVTPVPGPVSLPLTPTVSAPKPLAPAVPSVKPASPLAPPSSPIAPAILASSPVAPTSGPLTPPVAPARPALGPLAPEMPPEKPPSPLAPPPDPIASHDPPAVPASQPALAPVHDPVAPLVFPGAPASKPLAPEASPMKPVSPVAPTSSPIACPVPSTMPASSPVTPIPQPVSPPVTPGPVAPGVSASKPFAPAVSPVKATSPLAPTSGFIAPALTASGPVSPSPAPITPSLTPAVPAASLLTPVVQPVKPASPLAPAPGPKAPPVVPEVLASSLVPSTVTPPVSTSATPPVLPAADSQGSSATSPVTPPPPPLPKPPVVSASGPVATSVTPVIPPSGSVAMTSPLAPPAPSAAPSTPASPTLLSPGAVPVHSAASALAVSQAPAASAGDVGPPQAPISLPLALSDLPVSAPAASNLLTQPASPAPPPTSPVKKPTASPVLAQPPPVSSVPEASPKPSIPVSAIIEDDELPPLIPPEAPVGEPPLQPVLVDFSPKPAVAFAEAPATLPLPPPAKQPVLKNDKGSGTESDSDESVPELEEQDSTQATTQQAQLAAAAEIDEEPVSKAKQSRSEKKARKAMSKLGLRQVTGVTRVTIRKSKNILFVITKPDVYKSPASDTYIVFGEAKIEDLSQQAQLAAAEKFKVQGEAVSNIQENTQTPTVQEESEEEEVDETGVEVKDIELVMSQANVSRAKAVRALKNNSNDIVNAIMELTM
- the NACA gene encoding nascent polypeptide-associated complex subunit alpha isoform X1 produces the protein MPGEATETVPATEQELPQPQAETVTPPPVAGAPVKLMLTAEESKPVATKNPEVAGKGSQAGTALEPSAPDIPTFPAGAPEAPATCFSEPPIQASAAVSGSSISSAAHLSPSSHKANSPLAEHSPFSTPLIPTGTAASPGQFFSLVATPSSVSPMSVTPGPALSPSVPAVVAQTPSSPLKPPDLTASAQIASSPSPSLALGPQASPPAQIILPGALSLTSPASPVNPVPTAFAAPISQVPSCPPAPAPFILPVVPVSPLASAPAALPVTLSPFPLSSAVNPTVPVTAHVPVAAPEAPISVPSPVSPVFAVAPPTSPPLPVLSPVTSPLVPGTPVAPAPGPVTPVPPLVPSPSPCIAETPVQDSTASAPTPTTSVTASLSPHLFAVTTSSPVPSLVPASSPLTPAGLPVGPAWDPVAPPLSSLSGPVGLASCPMASVMCSAPLVSPAGPALRSSEPPGPPTESVPPAGPVVPASQPMTPALAPISGPVAPVSPAGPAFRPLAPAVPHVKPASPLAPTSGPTACPVPPAARPLAPASQPESPALAPVSDPVAASVTPAGPALRPLASAVPPIKTASPLAPTPGPVALPAVSVVAVSGPIPPAVSASSFVAPAFPVSKLVTPVAPPVTSTTCPVASHPLAPTSGPVIPASCPLTSAVPAPKALAGLPPTPLASTAPLVNPTSPLAPTSSPVAPAVTTSSPVIPASQPMVSALVTDSGPVAPTGTAPKSLAPKASPVKPPSPLTPISGTIAPPVVPGVPASVAPASPPVTPVPGPVSLPLTPTVSAPKPLAPAVPSVKPASPLAPPSSPIAPAILASSPVAPTSGPLTPPVAPARPALGPLAPEMPPEKPPSPLAPPPDPIASHDPPAVPASQPALAPVHDPVAPLVFPGAPASKPLAPEASPMKPVSPVAPTSSPIACPVPSTMPASSPVTPIPQPVSPPVTPGPVAPGVSASKPFAPAVSPVKATSPLAPTSGFIAPALTASGPVSPSPAPITPSLTPAVPAASLLTPVVQPVKPASPLAPAPGPKAPPVVPEVLASSLVPSTVTPPVSTSATPPVLPAADSQGSSATSPVTPPPPPLPKPPVVSASGPVATSVTPVIPPSGSVAMTSPLAPPAPSAAPSTPASPTLLSPGAVPVHSAASALAVSQAPAASAGDVGPPQAPISLPLALSDLPVSAPAASNLLTQPASPAPPPTSPVKKPTASPVLAQPPPVSSVPEASPKPSIPVSAIIEDDELPPLIPPEAPVGEPPLQPVLVDFSPKPAVAFAEAPATLPLPPPAKQPVLKNDKGSGTESDSDESVPELEEQDSTQATTQQAQLAAAAEIDEEPVSKAKQSRSEKKARKAMSKLGLRQVTGVTRVTIRKSKNILFVITKPDVYKSPASDTYIVFGEAKIEDLSQQAQLAAAEKFKVQGEAVSNIQENTQTPTVQEESEEEEVDETGVEVKDIELVMSQANVSRAKAVRALKNNSNDIVNAIMELTM